One Hevea brasiliensis isolate MT/VB/25A 57/8 chromosome 5, ASM3005281v1, whole genome shotgun sequence genomic region harbors:
- the LOC110640356 gene encoding 60S ribosomal protein L21-2, whose protein sequence is MPAGHGLRSRTRDLFSRPFRKKGYIPLTTYLRTYKIGDYVDIKVNGAVHKGMPHKFYHGRTGRVWNVTKRAVGVEVNKQVGNRIIRKRIHVRVEHLQPSRCTEEFRLRKKKNDSLKAEAKARGEVISTKRQPEGPKPGFMVEGAQLETVTPIPYDVVNDLKGGY, encoded by the exons ATGCCGGCCGGCCATGGTCTTCGTTCTCGAACTCGCGATTTGTTCTCTAGGCCCTTCAGGAAGAAGGGTTACATTCCTTTGACCACATATCTTAGGACCTATAAGATTGGTGATTATGTAGATATCAAGGTGAACGGCGCCGTCCACAAGGGTATGCCTCACAAGTTCTACCATGGCCGCACCGGTCGTGTATGGAACGTCACCAAGCGTGCTGTTGGCGTTGAGGTCAACAAGCAG GTGGGCAATAGAATTATTAGGAAGAGGATTCATGTGCGGGTGGAGCATTTGCAGCCTTCAAGATGCACAGAGGAATTCCGTCtaaggaagaagaaaaatgatTCACTGAAGGCAGAGGCAAAAGCTAGAGGTGAGGTCATTAGCACAAAGAGGCAGCCAGAAGGCCCTAAACCTGGTTTCATGGTCGAGGGTGCACAGTTGGAAACTGTTACACCCATCCCGTATGATGTTGTTAACGATCTCAAGGGTGGTTACTAG
- the LOC110670093 gene encoding 60S ribosomal protein L21-1: MPAGHGLRSRTRDLFSRPFRKKGYIPLTTYLRTYKIGDYVDIKVNGAVHKGMPHKFYHGRTGRVWNVTKRAVGVEVNKQVGNRIIRKRIHVRVEHLQPSRCTEEFRLRKKKNDELKAQAKARGEVISTKRQPEGPKPGFMVEGTQLETVTPIPYDVVNDLKGGY; the protein is encoded by the exons ATGCCGGCGGGTCATGGTCTTCGTTCTCGAACTCGGGATTTGTTCTCAAGGCCCTTCAGGAAGAAGGGTTACATTCCTTTGACAACCTATCTCAGGACCTATAAGATTGGTGATTATGTCGATATCAAGGTGAACGGCGCCGTCCACAAGGGTATGCCTCACAAGTTCTATCATGGTCGCACCGGTCGTGTCTGGAACGTTACCAAGCGTGCTGTTGGCGTTGAGGTCAACAAGCAG GTAGGTAACCGAATCATAAGAAAGAGGATTCATGTGCGGGTGGAGCATTTGCAGCCTTCAAGGTGCACAGAGGAATTCCgtctaaggaagaagaagaatgatgAACTGAAGGCCCAGGCAAAGGCAAGAGGTGAGGTCATTAGCACAAAGAGGCAGCCAGAAGGCCCTAAACCTGGTTTCATGGTTGAGGGTACACAGTTGGAAACTGTTACGCCCATCCCATATGATGTTGTTAACGATCTCAAGGGTGGTTACTAG